In Chitinibacter sp. FCG-7, the genomic stretch GCAGTGGGCAGCGGCGTATGCTTTATTGCTCACGGTGAGCGGGGCATTTCTGCTCGGGCAGTTTGTAAATACCCTTACCCTGTATTTAACGCTAGCTACCTTTATTGCTTATGCTGTGGTCTATACCCGCTGGTTAAAACCAGCCAGCCCGCAGAATATCGTGATCGGCGGCGCTGCTGGCGCCATGCCGCCTATTCTGGGCTGGGCGGCGATGACCGGGGAAGTTTCAGCCATCGCGGCGTCGCTGTTTTTGATCATCTACGCCTGGACGCCACCGCATTTCTGGGCGCTGGCGCTGTACCGGATGGAGGATTATCGCAAGGCGGGCTTGCCCATGCTGCCCGTGACCCATGGCCGGGCTTTTACCCGGCTGGCTATCTGGCTATATAGCTGGATTTTGGCTGCCACGACGCTATTGCCCGTGGCCGTCGGATTTTCGGGCGGGGTTTATCTGCTGGCGAGTCTGGGCTTGAATGGCTGGTTTTTGCTGGGAGCGTGGCGGGTGTATCGCAGCGACGCTGATGAGGATGCCCGTCGCTTGTTCCGTTGTTCAATCTCGTATCTGGCGTATCTGTTTCTGGCCTTGCTGATCGATCATTATGTTTTTGCCCTTTAAAACATGCTGATCATTTCCTGGCAGGCTTCATCCATTTCACTGCACAGATCGGTGTACTTGGCGTGGCTTAGTTCTTTGGGCTCGTGCAAATCGGGCAGATCCAGTTTTTGCATTTCGGCAAAGCCACCAGCAAACAGATTGGCCACGTAGATCACTTCACCCAGATTGCGCGGCGTATCAATAAAGGGGCGTGGCTGGTCGATTTCATTGACTGCTGCAACCACTTCTTCAGGCAATCCTAGCGAGTCGAGCAAGATGGTGCCAACACTCTCATGCCATTGCGCAACCAGATATTCGACGGTTTTCGGGCGCTCGGATAATTCGGGGTAGCGTCCGGCGCGGTCAAGCATGAAAAATGCGCCCAGATCGTGCACCAGCCCGGCCAACATGGCAATTTCGGGGTTAACACGGGTCAGGCGTCGGGCAATCACGCGGGCGATCATCGCCGTTTTCAGGCTGTGGATCCAGAACCAGTTGGCGGTATTGTCAAAGGCGCTTAATTCGCGCGATCTGACCAGTTGCTGCATCGCGCAAGCCAGCGCGGTCGAACGCGCGGTTTCCATGCCAAGGCGGGCGAGGGCCGAACCCAAATCCAGGACCATTTTACCCATCGGGTTGTAGACGACCGAATTGGCCAGCTTGAGCAATTTAGCCGTGATCAGCGGGTCTTTCTGGATCTCATGCACAATGCGTTGAACCGACGCGGTTTTACTCTTCATGACCGTGCTGATTTGCACCGAGGCGTCAAAACAGGTCGGGAAAATCACTTCATTCTCAAGCTCCTTGGCAATGTCGATCAACATGCTCAAGCGCTCATCATGCAGCTGTTCCGGTGTTTTATTGGCATATTGCAGAATGGACATGATTTTCAATTCTGAAAAGTCGATACACCAGCATAGTTAATGTCTGCGCCCAGTACAAAATTTGTTGCGATGCAAAAATGGCCGGATGGGCGATCAGGGACGGGGAAAGCGATGGCGCCTCCCGTCCCGTACTGGATCAGAGCGCAATGCTCTCGATGTGATGGCAGGCAATCATGCGATTGGCCAATGGGCGTAGTGGCGGCACCTCGGCCCGGCAACGCGAGTCGGCGTAGGGGCAGCGGGTGCTAAAGGCACAGCCAGTGGGGGGATTCAGTGGCGATGGCAGCTCGCCGGTGAGCTTCATTTTGGCGCGGCGGTCTTCCTGCCGGATTGCCGGAGTGGCCGACATCAGCGCGCGCGTGTACGGGTGCAGCGGCTGCTCGAAAATGGTTTTCTTGTCGCCGTATTCAACGGTGCTGCCGAAATACATCACCATCACATCGTCGGCAATATGTTCGACCACCGCCAGATTGTGGCTGACAAACACATACGCCGTGCCCAGCTCGTCCTGCAGATCCATAAACAGATTCAGAATCTGCGCCTGAATCGATACATCCAGCGCCGACGTTGGCTCGTCAGCCACCAGCACGGCGGGCTTGAGCATCATTGCGCGGGCAATCGCAATCCGCTGGCGCTGCCCGCCGGAAAACATATGCGGGTAGCGGTGATAGTGCTCGGGGCGCAGCCCGACAATGTTGAGCATCTCGCGAACACGCTCTTCACGTTGCTGCGCATTCAGATCGGTATTGAGCAGCAAAGGCTCGGCCAGCATGCTGCCAATCTGTTTGCGCGGATTCAGGCTGGCGAATGGATTTTGAAAAACCATCTGCACCTTGGGGCGCAAGGCTTTGAGTGCTGCGGCATCGGCGTTGGCGATATCTACACCGTCAATCACCAGATGGCCCGAGCTGGGCTCTTCGATCAATGTGAGCTGACGCGCCAGCGTCGATTTGCCACAGCCCGATTCGCCGACGACGGCCAGCGTTTTGCCTGCGGCAAGCTGGAACGACACATCGTTCAGCGCTTTGACCGTAGCATGGCCTTGCATAAATCCACGGCTGACGGTGTAGTGCCGCGACAGCCCCTTGGCTTCCAGAATGTTATTGGGTGTATTTTGATTATTCATGGGTGGGTATCCCGCTGGAGTCCAATGGGGTAAAGCAGCGTACGCTAGTACCCATTAGGGGTAATAGAGCAGGCTTGGTGCTGCGGCAGGTGTCGGTGACGTAAGGGCAGCGCGGGCTGAGTAAACAGCCTTGTGGCCTATCGTATTGGCCAGGGACGACCCCGGCCAGCGTTGACAGGCGGCGCGCGCCCTTGCTGTGTTCCGGAATCGACGAAAGTAGCGCCTGGGTATACGGATGGCGCGGCGTGGCAAACAGTGCATCGGTGGCGCTGCTTTCAACGACTTCACCGGCGTACATCACCACCATGCGTTGCGCCACTTCGGCGACGACGGCCAGATCGTGCGTAATCAGAATCAGCGCCATCTCATTCTGTTTCTGCAGATTGACCAGCAGCTCCATGATTTGCGCCTGTACCGTCACATCGAGCGCGGTGGTTGGTTCGTCCGCGATCAGGAGTTTGGGCTCGCAGGCAATCGCCATCGCGATCATGACGCGCTGGCTCATCCCGCCCGAGAGTTGGTGTGGATAGGCTTCCAGCCGTGATTTGGCATCAGGGATTTCCACTTGTTCGAGCAATTCCAGCGCCCGGCGTCGTAATGCTGCGCCGCGTAGCGGGGTATGCAGCTTGAGCGTTTCCATCAGCTGAAAGCCCACGGTATACGCCGGATTCAGGCTGGTGAGTGCATCCTGAAAAATCATCGCAATGTCTTTGCCGATGATCCGACGCTTTTGCGCCGCTTTCATGCCGAGCAAATCCTGGCCGTTAAACTGCAGGGCATCGGCGGTGACGCGGCCCGGTGCATCGATCAGGCCCATCATCGCCAGCATCGTCACCGATTTGCCCGAACCTGATTCGCCGACGATGCCGACGATTTCGCCACGGTTGACCGTCAGATCAAGGCCGGAAACGGCGTGAAACGGCTGCGCTGTGTTGCCAAAGCTCACATTGAGATTGCGAATGTCTAATAAACTCATGCTTGGACCCTCAGGCTAATTTTTTCAGTTTCGGGTCTAGCGCATCGCGCAAACCATCGCCCAAGAGATTGAGCGCCACCACGGTCAGCAAAATCGTCACGCCGGGCATGGTGACTACCCACCACGCGCTGTCGATGTAATCACGCGCCGACGCCAGCATGGTGCCCCACTCGGGCAGCGGCGGCTGTGCGCCCAGCCCCAAGAAACCCAGCGCCGCAGCGTCGAGAATCGCTGATGAAAAGCCCAGCGTGCCTTGTACGATCAGCGGTGCCATGCAATTGGGCAGTACGGCGTTAAACATCAGACGCAATTTGCCCGCACCGGCCAGCCGGCTGGCGACGACATAATCTTTATTCAGCTCGGTCATCGCCGATGCGCGCGCTAGACGAACGTAAGATGGCAAAGACACAATCGCAATGGCCAGCATGGTGTTCAGCAGGCCCGGCCCCAGCACGGCCACGACGGCGACCGCGAGCAGCAAGGAGGGCAGCGCCAGCATAATGTCCATCAGACGCATAATGCCGTTGCCGAGCATTTTCGGATAAAACGCCGCCAGCAAACCCAGCACGATGCCGGGCAGCATCGACAATGCCACCGAGACCACGCCGATCATCAGGCTCAGGCGTGCGCCGTGCATCAGCCGCGACAGAATATCCCGCCCCAGCTCGTCGGTGCCCATGATATGCAGCCAGCTGCCACCGCTAACCCAGACGGGTGGCGTCAGCAAGGCATCGCGGTATTGCTCGATGGGTGAATGCGGCGCCAGCCACGGCGCAAACAGCGCGGCAATGACCAGCAGGCCGAAGAAAATCAGCGCAATCAGCGCGCCACGATTGGCGCTGAACGACTGCCAGAATTCCTTTAATGGTGAAGGGTAGCTCAGTGCGCCAGCGGCATCGTTCAGTGTTGTTTGAATAGGTGTGCTCATACTTACCTCGCGTGGCGGATGCGTGGGTTAATCACTCCGTAGAGGATGTCCACCAGCAGGTTGACGGAAATCACCAGGGTGGCGATCAGCAAAATGCCGCCCTGTACGACGGGATAATCACGGCGGGAAATCGAATCGATCAGCCATTTGCCAATGCCGGGCCAGGAGAAGATGGTTTCGGTGAGCACCGCGCCAGCGAGCAGCGTGCCCACTTGCAGGCCGATCACAGTGACCACAGGCATCAGCGCATTGCGCAAGGCGTGCACGATCACTATGCGCGTGCGGCCCAGCCCTTTGGCGCGGGCAGTGCGGATATAGTCTTCGCGCAGCACCTCCAGCATGGCCGAGCGTGTCATCCGGGCAATCACGGCCATCGGAATCGTTCCCAATACCACGGCGGGCAGCACCAGATGGTGCAGCGCCGATTTGAAAGCACCTTCTTCACCCGAGAGCCAGGTGTCGATTAGCATAAAACCGGTGACCGGATTGATGTCATATTCCAGCGCGATTCGGCCGGAAACCGGCGTCCAGCCCAGATGCACCGAGAACAGCATAATCAGGATCAGCCCCCACCAGAAAATCGGCATCGAGTAGCCGGTGAGCGCACCGCCCATCGTCACGTGATCAATCACTGTGCCGCGGCGCGTCGCCGCCAGCATGCCTGCGGGCAGGCCGATGGCACAGGCAAACATCATCGCGCACACGGATAGCTCGACGGTGGCCGGGAATAATTTTAGAAATTCGCTCAGCACTGGCTCTTGCGTCACAATCGACTGGCCGAAATTGCCCTGCAGCACATTGAGCACATAGTGCCCGTATTGCACATACAGCGGCTGGTCCAGCCCGAGGCGCTGCATGGCGGCGCGATAAAACTCGGGGTCGATCTGGCGCTCGCCCATCATCACCAGAATCGGATCGCCCGGAATCATGTGGATGAGCGCAAAAGCGAGCAGGGTCACGCCGATAAAGGTCGGAATGACGACCGCGATGCGGCGTAAAATGAAACTAAACATGCTGACTCTCCCAGCAAAATGCGCGGCATTTCGCAGCGGGTTGGCAAGCAGTGGCGTTTCTGCAGCGGCCGGCGTTGGCGCACTGGATGCGCGGGGCGTCAGTGCGGGCTCTGGTGTGCAGAAAGCAGCCTGGCTACTTGTTTGGAAAAATCGCAGCCCGGTGGCGGGCTTGCAGGGTATATCAATATAGCCCTGATCTGACAATGCTTACAGCTTGATACTAACAGGTGTATGCGGAGCGCCACGCGGCACTCCGCCGCGCCAGGGTCGCAAGCAGGCCCCGGCGCGAATGGCCTTATTTCAGGCTCACACCGTAGAAGGAGTTCAGACCAAACGGGCTGATCTTGAAGCCTTGTACTTCCTTGCGCATCGGCTGATACACCGTCGAGTGCGCCAGTGTGGTCCATGGCAGCTCGCGTTTGAAAATCAGCTGGGCTTTTTCATACAGCTTCACGCGTTCGGCCTGATTGGTGGTGGCGCGGCCAGTGGTGATCAGATCGTCAAATTCCTTATTGCACCAGCGCGCGTAGTTATTGCCGCCAACTGCTTCGCAGCCCAGATTCACGCCCAGCCAGTTATCAGGATCGCCATTGTCGCCAGTCCAGCCGATCAGCAGCGTGTCAGCTTCGCCCGCTTTGGCGCGCTTGATGTACTCGCCCCATTCGTAAGTGACAATCTTGGCCTTGATGCCGATTTTTGACCAGTCGTTCTGGATCATTTCGGCCATCAGCTTGGCGTTCGGGTTATACGGGCGTTGCACCGGCATCGCCCACAAAGTTACTTCGGTGCCCTCGGCCACGCCGGCTTTTTTCAGCAGCGCTTTGGCCTTGGCCAGATCGAGTGACGCATCTTTCAGGTTTTTATTGTAAGACCACTGGGTGGGGGGCATCGGGTTGGTCGCAACCTGGCCTGCGCCCTGGAAAACGGCGTCAATGATTGATTTTTTATTGATCGCCATATCGAGCGCCTGGCGAACTTCCAGCTTGTCGAATGGTTTGCGCGTCACGTTATAGCTTAGCCAGCCGGTATTAAAGCCTGCCTGACTCGGCACAACGAGTTTGGGATTGGTTTGCATGGCTTTCAGATCGGCCGGTTTCGGGTAGGCCATTACATGGCATTCACCTTTTTGTAGCTTCTGATAGCGCACCGACGCATCGGTGGTGATGGCGAAAATCAGCTTATCGAGCTTCACATCACCCTTGCGCCAGTATTCCTTGTTCGCGTCGTAGCGGATATTGGCGTCTTTCTGGTAAGACTTGAAAACAAAGGGGCCAGTGCCGATAGGCTGGGTGTTGAGCTGCTGCGCTTTGCCCGCTTTGAGCAGGCCTTCGGCGTATTCGGCCGAATGAATCGAGGCAAACGACATCGCCAGATTTTGCAGGAAGGCAGCGTCAACTGTTTTCAGTTTCAGGCGCACAGTGTACGGGTCTACTTTTTCAATCCCGATCAGATTGGTGTCCAGCGCCATATCGGACG encodes the following:
- the cyoE gene encoding heme o synthase yields the protein MAVSELNTPQLGLALFRLGKPRVVALIVFCAWIGMLLASSNQFRPGVMLAAILGIALIASGAACANCLFEIERDALMLRTHLRPLPQGMINWQWAAAYALLLTVSGAFLLGQFVNTLTLYLTLATFIAYAVVYTRWLKPASPQNIVIGGAAGAMPPILGWAAMTGEVSAIAASLFLIIYAWTPPHFWALALYRMEDYRKAGLPMLPVTHGRAFTRLAIWLYSWILAATTLLPVAVGFSGGVYLLASLGLNGWFLLGAWRVYRSDADEDARRLFRCSISYLAYLFLALLIDHYVFAL
- a CDS encoding peptide ABC transporter ATP-binding protein; this encodes MNNQNTPNNILEAKGLSRHYTVSRGFMQGHATVKALNDVSFQLAAGKTLAVVGESGCGKSTLARQLTLIEEPSSGHLVIDGVDIANADAAALKALRPKVQMVFQNPFASLNPRKQIGSMLAEPLLLNTDLNAQQREERVREMLNIVGLRPEHYHRYPHMFSGGQRQRIAIARAMMLKPAVLVADEPTSALDVSIQAQILNLFMDLQDELGTAYVFVSHNLAVVEHIADDVMVMYFGSTVEYGDKKTIFEQPLHPYTRALMSATPAIRQEDRRAKMKLTGELPSPLNPPTGCAFSTRCPYADSRCRAEVPPLRPLANRMIACHHIESIAL
- a CDS encoding oligopeptide/dipeptide ABC transporter ATP-binding protein, with the protein product MSLLDIRNLNVSFGNTAQPFHAVSGLDLTVNRGEIVGIVGESGSGKSVTMLAMMGLIDAPGRVTADALQFNGQDLLGMKAAQKRRIIGKDIAMIFQDALTSLNPAYTVGFQLMETLKLHTPLRGAALRRRALELLEQVEIPDAKSRLEAYPHQLSGGMSQRVMIAMAIACEPKLLIADEPTTALDVTVQAQIMELLVNLQKQNEMALILITHDLAVVAEVAQRMVVMYAGEVVESSATDALFATPRHPYTQALLSSIPEHSKGARRLSTLAGVVPGQYDRPQGCLLSPRCPYVTDTCRSTKPALLPLMGTSVRCFTPLDSSGIPTHE
- a CDS encoding ABC transporter permease subunit, whose amino-acid sequence is MSTPIQTTLNDAAGALSYPSPLKEFWQSFSANRGALIALIFFGLLVIAALFAPWLAPHSPIEQYRDALLTPPVWVSGGSWLHIMGTDELGRDILSRLMHGARLSLMIGVVSVALSMLPGIVLGLLAAFYPKMLGNGIMRLMDIMLALPSLLLAVAVVAVLGPGLLNTMLAIAIVSLPSYVRLARASAMTELNKDYVVASRLAGAGKLRLMFNAVLPNCMAPLIVQGTLGFSSAILDAAALGFLGLGAQPPLPEWGTMLASARDYIDSAWWVVTMPGVTILLTVVALNLLGDGLRDALDPKLKKLA
- a CDS encoding ABC transporter substrate-binding protein yields the protein MTLKMRRVVIASAIALISGTASAAGTLIYCSEGSPSGFDPARHVTGTDFDASAETIFNRLVEFSPGSTQIRPGLAEKWTVSADNLSYTFSLRKGVKFHTTPYFKPTRDFNADDVVFSFKRFTDKNFPFNKAAPTDFPYASDMALDTNLIGIEKVDPYTVRLKLKTVDAAFLQNLAMSFASIHSAEYAEGLLKAGKAQQLNTQPIGTGPFVFKSYQKDANIRYDANKEYWRKGDVKLDKLIFAITTDASVRYQKLQKGECHVMAYPKPADLKAMQTNPKLVVPSQAGFNTGWLSYNVTRKPFDKLEVRQALDMAINKKSIIDAVFQGAGQVATNPMPPTQWSYNKNLKDASLDLAKAKALLKKAGVAEGTEVTLWAMPVQRPYNPNAKLMAEMIQNDWSKIGIKAKIVTYEWGEYIKRAKAGEADTLLIGWTGDNGDPDNWLGVNLGCEAVGGNNYARWCNKEFDDLITTGRATTNQAERVKLYEKAQLIFKRELPWTTLAHSTVYQPMRKEVQGFKISPFGLNSFYGVSLK
- a CDS encoding HDOD domain-containing protein, translating into MSILQYANKTPEQLHDERLSMLIDIAKELENEVIFPTCFDASVQISTVMKSKTASVQRIVHEIQKDPLITAKLLKLANSVVYNPMGKMVLDLGSALARLGMETARSTALACAMQQLVRSRELSAFDNTANWFWIHSLKTAMIARVIARRLTRVNPEIAMLAGLVHDLGAFFMLDRAGRYPELSERPKTVEYLVAQWHESVGTILLDSLGLPEEVVAAVNEIDQPRPFIDTPRNLGEVIYVANLFAGGFAEMQKLDLPDLHEPKELSHAKYTDLCSEMDEACQEMISMF
- a CDS encoding ABC transporter permease subunit, producing MFSFILRRIAVVIPTFIGVTLLAFALIHMIPGDPILVMMGERQIDPEFYRAAMQRLGLDQPLYVQYGHYVLNVLQGNFGQSIVTQEPVLSEFLKLFPATVELSVCAMMFACAIGLPAGMLAATRRGTVIDHVTMGGALTGYSMPIFWWGLILIMLFSVHLGWTPVSGRIALEYDINPVTGFMLIDTWLSGEEGAFKSALHHLVLPAVVLGTIPMAVIARMTRSAMLEVLREDYIRTARAKGLGRTRIVIVHALRNALMPVVTVIGLQVGTLLAGAVLTETIFSWPGIGKWLIDSISRRDYPVVQGGILLIATLVISVNLLVDILYGVINPRIRHAR